A part of Paramisgurnus dabryanus chromosome 15, PD_genome_1.1, whole genome shotgun sequence genomic DNA contains:
- the fhip1b gene encoding FHF complex subunit HOOK-interacting protein 1B translates to MSWLSRLTPRGPGTRTSRHSAPSSPCTADPETCLMVFENHWRQVSGVLKQRESSVGSGADDLTAVRNHTDQMLCLLAEERPPEGDSDSPAMGPILKMVVAENILEEVVKWHVRHGLDPESQLDLLKLFEMLMGQSHQPLIQHSAVLQPLLSLLGACMDPQLGCPPALESSLVLLLNQVCVSMAKNTAVLEMLFRCGPVQQGPTNLLIFSLLVPFIHRDGSLGQQARDALLLVMATSASNHAVARYISENSYFCPVLATGLSALYSSLPRKIEVRGDDWNALRKEDWMGVSSLVLFMNSLEFCNAVVQVAHPIVRCQLLDYLHNGFLVPVMGPALHKSSVDEMIASTAYLDLFLRSITETSLLKTFLRFILLHRHDNDTILDTLLTRISSNSRLCMVSLSLFKTLLSLNCEDLMLQLVLRYLLPCTHVMLSQKRAVRETDLYGKSADKFLSLIPECCKVNAAPSSERDDEPAFWGKVLSSPTSESPAHPKPSTPSRLALFIRQQSSGGPANPSTTGLENTPSSPRGNIASPLSPDSPMHQLSDTSEMETGYLEYLRDARRGIELCSWACRDWSAPYDGENPSPNSAPMPPAPPTSNPSLSVVPEHFSLTDPAQQRAAVVAAARAEWSGSDRDSGEWDVTITKNCISLTPRSKKRSLLPSSIPLQSSSSALASTEVTGAVETSSQRSHSASHPALHNGTGQVDLADTVDDRMEIKKVKRDSDVNSRVVESEQNGSMGMGPVGSSLPVHGVCSDYHVGSALKSSQVRLNSHQQLKTTLPSSNQECLQSEGLTESSSMPSDRRGPESVERLIEELLERAPSEPLPGDLKCQGISIEAFHQELKELEEHVGERRVLSHNSEESNRDSHTIAPSLTDEDCLPVENDQRADETRPDSSSTGVFSPARPLGQPLAQPYTGPFIMILFSKLENMMQNSLYVNILLTGVVFQLACYPQPLLRSFLLNTNMVFQPSVKSLVQVLGSVKNRIETFAAAHEDFPAMLRKARRFLLARGKLDWTDSPTGVPNLRRSDSLIKSRKPSLGDLILRHTNSPTRARHAAQLALAHVRDGGQSLHSALFRGAMGGGASSLEKQAEALRVKNAVYCAVIFSEFLKELAALAQEHAVALPFSPSQGTEE, encoded by the exons ATGAGTTGGCTGAGTCGTTTAACTCCGAGGGGTCCAGGGACTCGGACCAGCCGACATTCGGCCCCATCCAGCCCATGCACTGCCGACCCGGAGACTTGTCTTATGgtgtttgagaaccactggcgaCAG GTGTCAGGGGTGTTGAAACAGAGGGAGTCATCAGTGGGTAGTGGTGCTGATGATCTCACAGCCGTTCGCAATCACACAGATCAGATGTTGTGTCTGCTAGCCGAGGAAAGACCACCAGAGGGAGACAGCGATTCACCAG CGATGGGTCCTATTCTGAAGATGGTGGTGGCAGAGAACATTTTGGAGGAGGTGGTTAAGTGGCATGTACGCCATGGTCTGGATCCAGAAAGCCAGCTGGACCTGTTAAAGCTGTTTGAGATGCTTATGGGGCAGTCCCATCAGCCCCTGATCCAGCACAGTGCAGTGCTACAACCTCTGCTTAGCTTGCTGGGAGCatgcatggacccccagttggGCTGCCCTCCTGCCCTGGAGTCCAGCCTTGTGTTGCTGCTAAATCAG GTATGCGTGTCCATGGCGAAAAACACTGCAGTTTTGGAGATGTTATTTAGGTGTGGGCCTGTACAGCAGGGTCCCACTAACCTGCTGATCTTCTCCCTGTTGGTGCCATTTATCCATCGAGATGGATCTCTGGGGCAGCAGGCCCGTGACGCGCTGCTCCTCGTCATGGCAACATCTGCCAGCAACCACGCTGTTGCACGCTACATCTCAGAGAACTCCTACTTCTGCCCA GTGCTGGCGACAGGGCTGAGTGCACTTTATTCATCCCTGCCACGGAAGATCGAGGTACGGGGCGACGACTGGAACGCCTTGCGAAAGGAGGACTGGATGGGAGTCTCCTCACTGGTGTTGTTCATGAACAGTCTTGAATTTTGCAACGCTGTCGTACAGGTGGCACACCCTATTGTGCGCTGCCAACTCCTCGACTACCTCCACAACGGCTTCCTGGTGCCAGTCATGGGCCCTGCTCTGCACAAG TCGTCGGTGGATGAGATGATAGCAAGCACAGCATATCTGGACTTGTTTCTTCGCAGTATCACAGAAACTTCCCTTCTCAAGACTTTTCTGCGCTTCATTTTGTTGCATCGCCATGACAACGACACCATCCTTGACACACTACTCACGCGCATCAGCAGCAATTCAAGG CTGTGCATGGTTTCTCTCAGTTTGTTCAAGACATTGCTCAGCCTCAACTGTGAAGACCTCATGCTCCAGCTTGTTCTCAG GTATCTGTTGCCATGTACCCATGTAATGCTGAGTCAGAAGAGGGCAGTCAGAGAAACGGACCTCTATGGCAAATCCGCTGACAAGTTCCTTTCCCTCATACCAGAATGCTGCAAAGTGAATGCAGCGCCCTCTAGTGAGCGGGATGATGAACCTGCCTTTTGGGGAAAGG TGTTGAGTAGCCCCACTTCAGAATCACCAGCTCACCCTAAACCCAGCACTCCATCTCGTCTAGCTCTTTTCATTCGACAGCAAAGCTCGGGAGGCCCAGCCAACCCATCCACAACTGGTTTGGAGAACACCCCGTCTTCTCCACGTGGTAATATTGCGTCCCCTCTCTCACCTGATAGCCCCATGCATCAACTCTCAGACACCTCAGAAATGGAAACCGGCTACCTAGAGTATCTGCGAGATGCTCGGAGGGGTATTGAGCTTTGTTCCTGGGCCTGTCGAGACTGGTCGGCCCCTTATGATGGGGAAAATCCCTCCCCCAACTCGGCTCCTATGCCCCCTGCCCCTCCTACATCTAACCCCTCACTCAGTGTGGTACCAGAGCATTTCTCCCTGACTGACCCTGCCCAGCAAAGGGCTGCTGTGGTTGCTGCAGCGCGTGCTGAATGGAGTGGTTCTGACCGAGATAGTGGAGAGTGGGACGTTACCATTACCAAGAACTGCATAAGCCTCACACCTCGCAGCAAGAAACGCAGCCTTCTTCCAAGCTCTATACCCTTACAGTCTTCATCTTCTGCATTAGCATCCACAGAGGTAACGGGTGCCGTGGAAACTTCATCCCAGCGTTCGCATTCTGCATCTCATCCAGCTCTCCATAATGGGACGGGACAGGTGGATTTGGCAGATACTGTGGATGATAGAATGGAGATTAAAAAAGTGAAAAGAGACTCTGATGTAAATAGCAGAGTGGTGGAGTCGGAGCAGAACGGATCGATGGGTATGGGCCCAGTGGGCTCCAGTCTTCCAGTACATGGAGTGTGCAGTGATTACCACGTAGGATCTGCACTAAAATCATCTCAGGTGCGATTAAACTCACATCAGCAACTAAAAACAACCCTGCCCTCCTCTAACCAGGAGTGTTTGCAAAGTGAAGGCTTGACAGAGTCCTCCTCAATGCCCAGTGACAGAAGGGGTCCAGAATCCGTCGAGCGTCTGATAGAGGAGTTGCTAGAGCGGGCACCATCGGAACCGTTGCCTGGTGATTTGAAGTGCCAGGGCATCAGCATTGAAGCTTTTCACCAGGAGCTGAAGGAGTTGGAAGAACATGTAGGAGAGCGAAGGGTTCTTTCGCACAACTCTGAGGAATCCAATCGGGACTCTCACACCATTGCTCCTAGCCTCACAGATGAAGATTGTCTTCCAGTGGAGAACGATCAGCGGGCAGATGAAACGAGGCCTGACAGCTCTTCCACTGGGGTATTTAGCCCCGCACGACCCCTTGGACAACCTCTTGCCCAACCGTACACAG GTCCGTTTATAATGATCCTATTCAGTAAACTGGAGAACATGATGCAGAACTCCTTGTATGTGAACATTTTGCTGACAGGCGTTGTGTTCCAGCTGGCCTGTTACCCTCAGCCTCTTCTTCGATCTTTCCTCCTCAACACCAACATGGTGTTTCAGCCCAGTGTTAAATCACTCGTACAG GTGCTAGGATCAGTAAAAAATCGCATTGAGACATTTGCAGCAGCACATGAAGATTTTCCTGCCATGTTGAGAAAGGCTCGGCGCTTTCTGCTCGCGAGAGGAAAGTTAGACTGGACAGACTCGCCCACGGGAGTGCCCAACCTCCGTCGATCAGACTCATTAA TTAAAAGCCGCAAACCATCCCTGGGCGATCTTATCCTGAGGCACACCAACAGTCCTACAAGAGCTCGACATGCAGCTCAGTTGGCATTGGCCCACGTGAGAGATGGAGGGCAGTCTCTGCACAGCGCTCTGTTTCGGGGTGCCATGGGTGGTGGGGCTTCAAGCTTGGAAAAGCAGGCGGAGGCACTAAGGGTGAAGAATGCAGTCTACTGTGCTGTCATTTTCTCCGAATTTCTCAAAGAGCTGGCAGCACTTGCACAGGAACATGCAGTAGCCTTACCTTTCTCACCAAGTCAAGGCACTGAGGAATAA
- the ankrd50l gene encoding uncharacterized protein ankrd50l: MRRTLPSLLRGRGFHCREWALEKLQKFLEARDPAKRAEGVVRGAGVLVTGGPGTGKTALCTELVWPQSETCKGAALASRCLAWHYCQREDADSVEVWRFVLELVEQLKESPLLGADYVNVISSPAIAVVLDPLHCQRAPDDTFKRAILEPLSSLTPPAQSVFIVVDSLESGCFGGDGPGDGLTSGTMTTPSSSIAELLFKHIQLLPPWILLVCSTRRRNKAICKMFSGFRRLCLDDLRKPATVRDVQQYILRRLDKDGALRRQLTPETAEMLNLLHIKSGGCFLFLERVLDGVCNGLVGLREIRDIPGTLNGLYLWLCQRLFPRRLFVHIRPLLNILLASPKPLTAEQLYAIAKSRDFYLGRGDFQAQMGPLASLIVDGPGGSKLLFHSSFAEWLTDVKYCTQKFLCCVKDGHLSLAMSLSFRASTLGTEETCQLAHHLLNCGIHEKEPTMLALWLLWTEVPTLSCVRKDYSANVSQPPHTSKPPVLVQQDVLQLLMKSGIYPASCSPDNSYSVGVHYVGGRGKIARRTFQREDSVRALLDSGISVNHTDPLDGRTLLAAAAHAGLADVAALLLCRGADPSLHDNQGQTALILAARQGHVGVLQVLMSWVQEQGIKSPAAQTLLEHADNEGWTALRCAAWGGYKEAVSVLLDAGADVDGCDSDGRTALRAAAWGGHEEVLLTLLDHGAEVDRSDREGRTPLIAAAYMGHKEAVEILLNAGANVNLADGDGRTALSVAALCVPSAARGRGHGEVVSLLLERGADPEHKDKDGMTPLLLASYEGQEEVIELLLEAGADVDESSGAHPHAITPLLAAAAVGHTGTVNRLLFWGAAVDGIDEEGRTALCLAAAKGTVEVVRALLDRGLDENHKDDLGWTPLHAAACEGHKNVCAILTEQGSMARVGELDVEGRTPLILAAQEGHCSTVRLLLDRKSPIDHRAYDGHSALTASALQGHRDILELLMRRGADTDVRDAEGRPLLYLLVLEGHLDMANLLIEKGGVPLESKDVEGRTALHVAAWKGDLEGIAMLLKYGADPNAQDLDGRPPLHSVAWRGHAAAGRLFLRNKALKVDLACKQQGATALSIAAQEGHTEIVAMLLDKGAEPDHVDRYGRSPVKVAGKQGHFSIVRLLESYGAKPFSGIIPFSLSGTPNTYNSSTGRNQVSLSSGEVCVNGVPTTSSSSSTSVSASYSPASTAERFSSTPASQTSTFHSLATVQTVPADSLNFIQQIQQHSLPRSRSRPSTLPLPGSNQASLQDRASRHKQKAVPSSCTTNEQCIITELLDSQKLVKGLGSSGDGNYLLKPKTPYIIEEVMEKSLKEDGGLDLKWTSVMASLGVMPNHDNQARQTKMKESPPIGYPPFCLQSHAQREDWVSIQKTSMSPTIDLSAISPSSALPVESMFDMTSADPHLNLKQAIKLQFEGPSSAALYKRETPL; encoded by the exons ATGAGGCGCACGTTACCCAGCTTGTTGCGGGGCCGGGGGTTCCACTGCCGCGAATGGGCCCTTGAGAAGCTACAGAAATTTTTAGAGGCACGGGACCCTGCCAAGAGAGCGGAAGGAGTCGTCCGGGGGGCCGGGGTCCTGGTGACCGGGGGACCGGGCACAGGAAAGACTGCACTTTGCACCGAATTGGTGTGGCCCCAGTCGGAAACATGCAAGGGGGCAGCGTTGGCATCACGTTGTCTGGCCTGGCACTATTGCCAGCGGGAGGATGCGGACAGTGTTGAGGTGTGGAGGTTTGTACTGGAGCTTGTTGAACAGCTGAAGGAGAGCCCACTTTTGGGAGCAGATTATGTGAACGTGATAAGCAGTCCTGCCATTGCTGTTGTCCTGGATCCCCTACACTGCCAAAGAGCACCTGATGACACTTTTAAAAG gGCAATATTAGAGCCCCTCTCGTCATTGACCCCACCAGCTCAGAGTGTGTTTATAGTGGTGGATTCACTAGAGTCTGGATGTTTTGGAGGAGATGGGCCTGGAGACGGGTTGACTTCAGGAACTATGACCACTCCTAGTTCTTCTATTGCAGAGCTCCTGTTCAAACACATACAGCTTTTGCCTCCCTGGATCTTGCTGGTGTGCTCTACACGTCGTCGAAACAAAGCCATTTGCAAAATGTTCTCAG GTTTTCGGAGGTTGTGTCTGGATGATTTAAGAAAGCCTGCAACTGTACGTGATGTACAACAATATATCCTGCGGAGACTTGACAAGGACGGGGCCTTGAGAAGACAGCTTACACCAGAAACGGCTGAAATGCTTAATCTTTTGCACATCAAAAGTGGTGGCTGCTTCTTGTTTCTCGAACGGGTACTAGATGGTGTCTGTAATGGCCTGGTAGGACTTCGAGAAATTCGGGACATACCTGGCACTCTGAATGGCCTTTACCTTTGGCTCTGTCAACGACTCTTTCCTCGTAGGCTGTTTGTCCATATTAGGCCTTTGCTAAATATTCTTTTGGCATCTCCAAAACCTCTGACAGCTGAGCAACTCTACGCTATTGCCAAAAGCCGTGACTTCTACCTTGGCCGGGGAGACTTTCAAGCACAAATGGGGCCTCTGGCATCACTGATTGTAGATGGCCCAGGGGGCAGTAAACTCCTCTTTCACAGCAGCTTTGCAGAATGGTTAACTGATGTTAAATACTGCACACAAAAGTTTCTATGTTGTGTGAAAGATGGTCACCTTTCATTGGCCATGTCCCTCTCCTTTCGAGCCAGTACTTTGGGTACAGAGGAGACTTGCCAGCTGGCCCATCACCTCCTTAACTGTGGAATCCATGAAAAGGAACCGACAATGCTGGCACTGTGGTTGCTATGGACTGAGGTTCCAACTCTTAGTTGTGTTAGAAAAGACTATTCTGCTAATGTTTCACAACCACCTCATACTTCAAAGCCACCTGTATTGGTTCAGCAAGATGTACTACAACTCTTAATGAAAAGTGGAATTTATCCTGCATCATGTTCACCAGACAACAGCTACAGTGTGGGGGTTCACTATGTTGGAGGAAGAGGCAAGATTGCTCGTCGTACATTCCAGAGGGAAGACTCTGTGAGGGCACTTCTTGATAGTGGTATCAGTGTGAACCATACAGACCCATTAGATGGACGGACCTTATTGGCAGCTGCAGCTCATGCTGGACTTGCAGATGTAGCTGCATTGCTGTTATGTCGTGGGGCAGACCCTTCACTGCATGACAATCAGGGACAGACAGCACTAATTCTCGCTGCCAGACAAGGCCACGTCGGTGTACTCCAGGTGTTAATGAGTTGGGTGCAGGAGCAAGGAATCAAGAGTCCTGCTGCCCAAACATTGCTTGAACATGCAGACAATGAGGGATGGACTGCACTGCGCTGTGCTGCATGGGGAGGTTACAAGGAAGCTGTGAGTGTACTTCTGGATGCAGGGGCAGACGTTGATGGCTGCGATTCAGATGGGAGGACAGCATTGCGAGCAGCAGCTTGGGGAGGACATGAGGAAGTTCTGCTAACTCTTCTTGATCATGGTGCTGAGGTAGACCGCTCGGACCGTGAAGGGCGTACTCCATTAATAGCTGCAGCCTACATGGGTCACAAAGAAGCAGTGGAGATCTTACTAAATGCTGGTGCAAATGTGAATCTTGCAGACGGAGATGGACGTACTGCTCTCTCTGTTGCTGCATTGTGTGTGCCATCGGCAGCTAGAGGACGGGGACATGGAGAAGTTGTAAGCCTTCTGTTGGAACGAGGGGCAGATCCTGAACATAAGGACAAGGATGGAATGACCCCATTACTACTGGCCTCATATGAAGGGCAAGAGGAAGTGATAGAACTCCTGTTGGAAGCTGGAGCTGATGTGGATGAAAGCTCTGGAGCTCATCCTCATGCCATCACCCCTCTTCTTGCAGCTGCAGCAGTGGGACATACTGGCACAGTTAACCGTTTGCTTTTCTGGGGAGCAGCAGTGGATGGCATTGATGAAGAAGGCCGCACTGCTCTCTGCTTGGCTGCAGCAAAGGGCACTGTTGAAGTTGTGAGAGCATTGCTGGACCGGGGTTTGGATGAGAATCACAAAGATGACTTGGGCTGGACACCACTGCATGCTGCAGCCTGCGAGGGACACAAAAATGTGTGTGCAATACTGACAGAGCAAGGTAGCATGGCACGTGTGGGTGAGCTTGATGTGGAAGGCCGGACCCCTTTAATTCTGGCAGCACAAGAAGGGCACTGCAGCACAGTCAGGCTGTTACTGGACCGTAAATCACCTATAGATCATCGTGCCTATGACGGACACTCCGCACTCACAGCATCTGCTTTACAAGGGCATAGGGACATTCTGGAGCTTCTGATGCGTAGGGGAGCTGACACTGATGTCCGAGATGCTGAAGGGAGACCTCTTCTTTATTTGCTCGTCCTGGAGGGCCATTTAGACATGGCCAACCTTCTCATAGAAAAAGGTGGTGTCCCTCTTGAGTCAAAAGATGTTGAAGGAAGAACTGCCCTTCATGTAGCTGCATGGAAAGGCGACTTGGAAGGTATTGCAATGTTGCTGAAATATGGTGCTGACCCAAATGCACAAGACCTTGATGGTCGGCCACCTTTGCACTCTGTGGCATGGAGAGGTCATGCAGCTGCTGGCAGGCTGTTTCTCAGAAACAAGGCTCTCAAAGTAGATTTGGCTTGCAAACAGCAAGGTGCCACAGCACTTAGTATTGCTGCTCAGGAGGGGCATACGGAAATTGTGGCCATGCTTTTAGACAAAGGTGCAGAACCAGACCATGTGGACCGCTATGGTCGCAGCCCAGTAAAGGTAGCAGGAAAACAAGGTCATTTTTCCATTGTCAGACTTCTAGAGAGCTATGGAGCAAAGCCTTTCTCAGGCATCATACCATTCTCACTCAGTGGTACACCCAACACTTATAATTCATCCACAGGCAGGAACCAGGTTTCCCTTAGCTCAGGAGAGGTGTGTGTCAATGGTGTTCCTACCACCTCTTCTTCCTCCTCGACTTCTGTTTCTGCCTCCTATTCCCCAGCATCCACAGCAGAGCGCTTCAGTTCCACACCTGCCTCACAAACCTCAACCTTTCACTCCCTGGCTACAGTGCAGACTGTGCCTGCTGACAGCCTAAATTTTATTCAGCAGATACAACAACATTCACTTCCTCGCTCCCGCAGTCGGCCTTCCACCTTGCCTCTTCCTGGCTCCAATCAAGCCAGTCTCCAGGATAGAGCTTCAAGGCATAAGCAAAAGGCTGTACCCAGTAGCTGTACCACAAATGAACAGTGCATCATTACTGAACTCCTGGACTCACAGAAACTCGTAAAAGGCCTTGGATCTTCAGGGGATGGTAACTACCTCTTAAAACCTAAAACACCTTACATCATAGAGGAAGTTATGGAGAAGAGCCTCAAAGAAGATGGAGGACTAGACTTGAAGTGGACCTCAGTAATGGCTTCGTTAGGGGTAATGCCAAACCATGACAACCAAGCTAGACAGACAAAAATGAAAGAAAGCCCCCCTATTGGGTATCCACCTTTTTGCCTTCAATCCCATGCACAAAGAGAAGATTGGGTCAGCATTCAAAAGACATCCATGTCTCCAACCATTGACCTTTCAGCTATTTCACCATCTAGTGCCTTACCTGTTGAGTCCATGTTTGACATGACATCTGCTGACCCCCATCTAAATCTCAAACAGGCCATTAAGCTTCAGTTTGAAGGGCCAAGCAGTGCAGCACTTTACAAGCGGGAAACCCCCCTCTGA